A window of the Pedobacter frigiditerrae genome harbors these coding sequences:
- a CDS encoding S1C family serine protease, producing MKKIGLMLLTAFVGGAVAIGAYKVLERNNDGYTLTEKQNMMFASNPIKISSAGTVDFVQAAAAVSPAVVHIKTTYGTKTASSDEGGSSMEDIFGQMFGGGRRVQRQPSAASGSGVILTADGYIVTNNHVVDNADKIEVILANRRKVTAKVIGKDANTDLALIKIDVNGLPFVKMGNSDNVQVGEWVLAVGFPLDLQTTVTAGIVSAKARNIGILDRQNQSMTQEEWMEMQRTGKRPERPQNTSIESYIQTDAAINPGNSGGALVNANGELVGINAAIASESGRNEGYGFAIPVNLAKKILEDFKQYGAVKRGYIGVSFRALDADAAEQLNINEINGLYVNEVVPNGGAEAAGIKQGDIIKKVEGVEIYDSPDLQEKIGRMRPGDKVALTVLKTDGSTKNVTVTLKPESKVALASTAGKPTGASIGKLGASFAPASTTVKAKYGVNNGVVVTNVEQGKLFDNYDVPKGMVITSVNGKPVNSAADIEKSLPSSKDGITTIIGVSERGTYKFSFNGNN from the coding sequence ATGAAAAAAATAGGATTAATGCTGTTAACTGCATTTGTTGGAGGTGCGGTTGCAATTGGCGCTTATAAAGTTCTGGAGCGCAACAACGATGGCTATACATTAACTGAAAAGCAGAATATGATGTTTGCCAGTAACCCAATTAAAATATCATCGGCAGGTACGGTAGATTTTGTGCAAGCTGCAGCGGCTGTTTCACCTGCGGTTGTTCATATTAAAACTACTTACGGAACTAAAACAGCTAGTTCAGATGAAGGTGGCTCAAGTATGGAAGATATATTTGGACAGATGTTTGGCGGTGGCAGAAGAGTGCAACGTCAGCCAAGTGCTGCATCTGGTTCTGGCGTAATTTTAACAGCTGATGGTTATATTGTAACCAATAACCACGTAGTTGATAACGCTGATAAAATTGAAGTTATATTAGCTAACAGACGTAAAGTAACTGCTAAAGTAATTGGTAAAGATGCAAATACTGATTTAGCCTTAATTAAAATTGACGTGAATGGATTGCCTTTTGTAAAAATGGGTAACTCAGACAATGTTCAAGTAGGTGAGTGGGTTTTAGCTGTTGGTTTCCCTTTAGATTTACAAACTACTGTTACTGCTGGTATCGTAAGTGCAAAAGCTCGTAATATTGGAATTTTAGATAGACAAAATCAATCTATGACCCAAGAAGAGTGGATGGAAATGCAACGTACTGGTAAAAGACCTGAACGTCCACAAAATACTTCTATTGAATCTTATATTCAAACTGATGCGGCTATTAACCCAGGTAACAGTGGTGGTGCTTTGGTTAATGCAAATGGAGAATTAGTTGGAATTAATGCTGCAATTGCTTCAGAATCTGGAAGAAATGAAGGTTATGGTTTTGCAATTCCTGTAAACTTGGCTAAAAAGATTTTGGAAGACTTTAAACAATATGGCGCTGTTAAACGTGGTTATATTGGCGTTTCATTTAGGGCATTAGATGCTGATGCGGCTGAACAATTAAATATCAATGAAATTAATGGTTTATACGTGAATGAAGTAGTGCCGAACGGTGGTGCAGAAGCTGCAGGTATTAAACAAGGTGACATCATTAAAAAGGTAGAAGGTGTTGAAATTTATGATTCGCCAGATTTGCAAGAAAAAATTGGTCGTATGCGCCCTGGTGATAAAGTAGCATTAACAGTTTTAAAAACAGATGGTTCAACTAAAAACGTAACTGTAACTTTAAAGCCAGAAAGTAAGGTTGCCTTAGCTTCTACTGCTGGTAAACCTACTGGTGCCTCTATTGGTAAATTAGGTGCAAGTTTTGCACCAGCCTCTACAACCGTTAAAGCTAAATATGGTGTAAACAATGGCGTAGTGGTAACTAATGTAGAACAAGGAAAATTGTTTGACAATTATGATGTGCCTAAAGGAATGGTAATTACTAGTGTAAACGGTAAGCCTGTAAATAGTGCAGCTGATATAGAAAAATCATTGCCTTCATCAAAGGATGGGATAACAACCATAATTGGTGTGAGCGAAAGAGGGACTTATAAGTTCTCATTCAACGGAAATAATTAA